Genomic segment of Pseudothermotoga hypogea DSM 11164 = NBRC 106472:
TTGACTTTGCACAGGCGGGAGAACATAGGCGAGAGGATGGTGTCGATACTCTCGGCTGTCGCGAAATTTGCCGAAGAGAGAAACATCCACGTTGTGTTGCCTGTGCACAAGAATCCCAATGTCAGACGAATCGTTTTCGACACCGTGGGGTCTAATCCACACTTCAAATTGATCGAACCTGTTGATTACGTTTCCTTCCTCGCGCTATTGGAAGGCTGCTGGTTTGTGGTCACCGATTCCGGTGGGGTCCAGGAAGAAGCACCGTCGTTCGGTAAGTTCGTTGTGGTCGCCAGGCGCACGACGGAAAGACCTGAACTCATAGAGTCGGGATTTGGAATACTTGCGGGGACCGAGGAGAACTCGATACACGAGGCTATGGTTTCAGCGAGCGAGACGAAACTCGATACTGCGGAAAATCCCTTTGGTGATGGGAAAACTTCTGAGCGAATCTGGCGCATCGTGAGAGGTGTTTCACAGTGAAGCTGAGAATGGCTCTGGTAGGTTGTGGTAGAATTTCTTCCAAACATGTCGAGGCGATCGAGAAAAATTCTCGTATGCTCGAGCCAGTGGCGGTGTGTGACATTATCGAAGAGAGGGCACAAAAGACTGCGGACGTCATCGAAAAGAAGCTTGGCAGGCGGCCAGAGGTTTTTACCTCGTACGTCGATGTTTTGCGTCGGACTGACGTAGACTTCGTCTCCATAGCCACACCGAGCGGTCTTCATTATGAGATGACGATGCAAGCACTGGAGTTCGGCAAACATGTCTTGGTCGAAAAACCTCTCGCGCTCGATACAAGGCATTTGAAGGAGATCGTCGAAACCTCGAAGCGCAAAAAGTTGAAAGTTGGAGTGTGCCACCAGAACAGGTTCAACCCCCCGATTCAAGAGCTTCGTAAGAAGATAGAAGACGGCTCTTTTGGAAGGTTGTTCCATGGCACCGTTTCGGTGCGCTGGAACAGGAACGAGAGCTACTACAAGCAGGACGCTTGGCGTGGAACGTGGGAACACGACGGTGGTGTGCTCATGAACCAGTCGATCCACGGAATAGATCTGTTGCAGTGGATGCTCGGTGAAAAACCGAAACGCGTACTGGGATTGATCAAGAATATGAATCATCCTTACATTCCGGTGGAGGATCTTGGGATCGGGATAGTGGAATTCGAATCGGGTTGCGTTGGTATCATAGAGACAACTTCGAACGTTTTCGACAGAAACCTGGAAGAGGTGCTCACGATTTTCGGTGAGAGGGGAACGGTAAAAGTCGGAGGGCTTGCCGTGAACAAGATTTTGGTGTGGCGTTTTCCAAATGAAGAAGCTCATCCTTTTATGAACTTGCCAGATCCAGAAACTGTGTACGGGCACGGTCACGTTCCACTTTACGAAGATTTTTGTCGTGCAATTTTGGAAGACAGAAAACCGTACATAGATGCACAATCGGCCTCAAAAGCAGTCGAGATCGTTCTGGCAATATACAGATCCTCTCTGGAGAAGAAGTGGGTGGAGTTTCCGTTCGAGTTCTCGACCCTGGACATGAAGGAGTGGAAGAGTTGAAAAAAACGCTCCTTCTAATTGTTCCAGCGACGTTGCTCACTTACTTTTTGAGGCCCTTCAGTTTAACGACTCTGGACCTCGCTTTTCTTCTGTACAGCATCGCTGTCTTCAGCATAAGGAGATCTGACAGGACCGCTTCACTCGGCTTGTTCGTTGCTTTGCCACACGCCTTGTTTGGATCTGAAAGTTTGGTTCCCCTGATCGTTGCACTCGGTGCATCGATGCGAATGGATAAAACCGCCTTCAGAAAGAGGTTGAGCGAGTTTCTCAAATATTACTGCGTTTACGCGTTGACTGTCGTGTTCTTCGTTCGGGCAACGGATCCCGTGTGGAAATCGCTTTTGTTAAGCTTTCTTCCTTTCTCACTGATGTTCTCGATTCAATTCAACAAGTGCAAGTGGTTCTTCGTGGAAGACGCAGTCTTTGTCTCGTGTTTGGCATGCCTCCACATCATCGGTCAATATGCACAAAGTTGGTGGATCTTGATCGCCTTCGCACTGAACTTCGTCGTCTACAGGTGGTTGCTCCACTACAAGATGAAGACTAAAGAACTCTCAAACTTCGAATCCAATTACAGAGATTTCAGGAAGAAACTCGCAAAACTGGTGGAAATGGTAGACAGCACATCACAGAGTTCTTCCATCTATGAGAGTTTGAACAAGCTCGCCGAAGCGATCAGCGACTTGACGGGTTTCAAGCACGTGCTGATCAACGTTTTGAACAGGGACCTTGGCGTGATCCAGCGCGTGGCGTATCATGGTATGAGCGAGGAGGAGTTCACAAGACTGAGACAGAATCCTCCACCGATCGAATACGTGCTACGGTTCACCCAAGAACGTTTCAGAATAAGCAACTCGTTTTTTATACCCGAAGGTGCGATCGAATTGCCCGCAGAATACGTCGCGATTCTGTTGAATGGACCAATGGAGGACGAGCCCGAGGCGTGGCGACCGAACGATATGCTGATCGTTCCCATACGCAGCCCGATGAACGAAATGGTGGGTTACATCTCGGTGGATGCGCCACAGAGCGGGAAAAGACCCAGGCTGGAAGACATACAGATCATCGAGTTAGTGGCCGATCAAGTGTATAAGCTTTTGGAACGATCACAGCTGTACCACGATATCGTCACGAGAGTTTCTTACGATCCGCACACGCTCTTGTTGACACACTCAGCCTTTCTTGGTGTGCTGGAAGCTGAAATTGAAAGGGGGAATCGCTTCGCGGTCGTGATACTCGACGTGGACGATCTCTCAAGCATAAACGCGCGTTTCGGGCACGAAGCTGGCGATCAACTGCTGGAAAAGATCTCCGACATCCTTCGCAACAGAACGAGAAAGACCGACGTTGCGGCGAGGTTTGGGGGAGAAGAGTTCGCGTTGCTCTTGAGGAACGTCACCAAGTCCAAGGCCATAGAGATCACCGACAGGTTGCTCGAGGAAGTGCGCAGGATCGAGTTCAACGTGAGAGTATCTTTGAGCGCCGGTATCGCAATGTTCCCCGAGCACGGGCGAACCACGCAAGAACTCATCAAGATTGCGACTCAGGCGCTCCAAATTGCCAAGATGTCGGGGAAAGACAGGCTCATGATCCTTTAGATCACGACAGATAGGCCACAGGTTGTACCTTCAAGAAATCCACCAGCTGTCTGTCGCTCGTCAGAAGTACCACTTGGCGCCTTTGGGAAAGCTCCTGCAAGAGCTCAGCGACGGTCCTCAGACGCTCCTCGTCGAACCTTATCATGAAGTTGTCAACGATTAGAGGGAGCGGTTCGGAGAGTTCGAGGACATCGTGTAGGGCGAGCTTGTAACAAAGAACCATCTGATCGAGCGTGGCCCTGCTCAGTACACTTTCTGTTCTTTGCAGATCGGTGCCCACCGCGATCTTCACGGAAAGATCTCTGTCCACGATGACATTGTTGGCCAGTTTTGAAAACCTCCTGAAAGTACCCACAAAGAGGTTCGCGAAACTCTTCACGTAGGAACCTGTGAGGTTCTCAAGCTCAGAGCTCAAAAACTGTGAGAAAGAAGGCAATCTTTCCAGCTTCATGTTCAGCGTGGAGATTAGAAGCTCAATTAAGGATC
This window contains:
- a CDS encoding Gfo/Idh/MocA family protein, whose protein sequence is MKLRMALVGCGRISSKHVEAIEKNSRMLEPVAVCDIIEERAQKTADVIEKKLGRRPEVFTSYVDVLRRTDVDFVSIATPSGLHYEMTMQALEFGKHVLVEKPLALDTRHLKEIVETSKRKKLKVGVCHQNRFNPPIQELRKKIEDGSFGRLFHGTVSVRWNRNESYYKQDAWRGTWEHDGGVLMNQSIHGIDLLQWMLGEKPKRVLGLIKNMNHPYIPVEDLGIGIVEFESGCVGIIETTSNVFDRNLEEVLTIFGERGTVKVGGLAVNKILVWRFPNEEAHPFMNLPDPETVYGHGHVPLYEDFCRAILEDRKPYIDAQSASKAVEIVLAIYRSSLEKKWVEFPFEFSTLDMKEWKS
- a CDS encoding sensor domain-containing diguanylate cyclase, which encodes MKKTLLLIVPATLLTYFLRPFSLTTLDLAFLLYSIAVFSIRRSDRTASLGLFVALPHALFGSESLVPLIVALGASMRMDKTAFRKRLSEFLKYYCVYALTVVFFVRATDPVWKSLLLSFLPFSLMFSIQFNKCKWFFVEDAVFVSCLACLHIIGQYAQSWWILIAFALNFVVYRWLLHYKMKTKELSNFESNYRDFRKKLAKLVEMVDSTSQSSSIYESLNKLAEAISDLTGFKHVLINVLNRDLGVIQRVAYHGMSEEEFTRLRQNPPPIEYVLRFTQERFRISNSFFIPEGAIELPAEYVAILLNGPMEDEPEAWRPNDMLIVPIRSPMNEMVGYISVDAPQSGKRPRLEDIQIIELVADQVYKLLERSQLYHDIVTRVSYDPHTLLLTHSAFLGVLEAEIERGNRFAVVILDVDDLSSINARFGHEAGDQLLEKISDILRNRTRKTDVAARFGGEEFALLLRNVTKSKAIEITDRLLEEVRRIEFNVRVSLSAGIAMFPEHGRTTQELIKIATQALQIAKMSGKDRLMIL